A single region of the Candidatus Poribacteria bacterium genome encodes:
- a CDS encoding phytanoyl-CoA dioxygenase family protein — translation MKLPFLHQEVDVSTDLRESNDILDNPEALQERMATDGYLLIRELHDKDAILTARRQILEKLADKGMLAPDTPLMDGIFNPDYPEPTSTGSMGNKALTQMPAFTAVVEGEPIMNFFKQFLGGDARTFDFKWLRTAGPGSGSPIHYDIVFMGRGTQHLYSCWTPFGDVSLDMGPIVFCLGSNRFEEVRATYGQSDVDRDMIEGHFSDKPLEIVEKFGGHWATTSFSAGDVIIFSMFLMHASLVNTSDKIRITADTRYQLAAEPIDERWVGEKPKGHYAWKQQGAKIETLEKSRERWGV, via the coding sequence ATGAAACTCCCTTTTTTGCATCAGGAAGTAGACGTCAGTACCGATTTGCGAGAAAGTAACGACATCCTTGATAATCCCGAAGCCTTGCAAGAACGGATGGCAACGGACGGGTATCTCCTGATTCGCGAATTACACGACAAGGACGCGATCCTTACGGCGCGTCGACAGATTCTGGAGAAACTCGCCGACAAAGGGATGCTCGCGCCAGATACACCGCTGATGGACGGGATCTTCAACCCCGATTATCCCGAACCGACATCAACCGGCTCAATGGGCAATAAGGCACTCACGCAGATGCCTGCCTTCACAGCGGTCGTCGAGGGTGAACCCATCATGAACTTTTTCAAGCAATTCCTCGGTGGCGATGCCCGGACGTTCGATTTCAAATGGCTTCGCACGGCAGGACCTGGATCAGGCTCCCCGATACATTACGATATCGTCTTTATGGGCAGAGGCACGCAACATCTCTACTCCTGTTGGACACCCTTTGGCGACGTATCGTTGGACATGGGTCCAATCGTATTCTGTCTCGGTTCCAACCGATTTGAAGAGGTCCGCGCCACTTACGGACAGTCAGACGTGGATCGAGATATGATTGAGGGACACTTCAGCGATAAACCGCTTGAGATCGTTGAGAAATTCGGGGGACACTGGGCAACGACCTCGTTCTCAGCAGGTGACGTGATTATTTTCAGCATGTTTCTGATGCATGCTTCGCTCGTGAACACCTCCGATAAAATTCGGATAACAGCAGATACCCGCTACCAACTTGCCGCTGAACCCATCGATGAACGCTGGGTTGGTGAAAAACCGAAAGGGCATTACGCATGGAAGCAACAGGGCGCGAAGATCGAAACCTTGGAAAAATCACGGGAGAGATGGGGTGTTTAG
- a CDS encoding DUF1669 domain-containing protein has product MDENMNSDPGVPETDTAPKKRTSKFLPLLLTLFCATAIGVGIRHYTGNQLPVGAWEVYFSEVDAGENHPSLEKRLVKKLITAVSRVDAALYHLDSTSVADVLIKVHRRGVQVRVVTETDNIDEDAIAQLQEAGIPVADDGDLDSYMHHKFIVIDERYVWTGSYNTTYNGAYRNKNNVIFIDSVPLAYNFTQEFRELFRQMRAEKPSGASVVHPKVTLSDGTQIFTHFSPENDILSSLLKEIGSAKKSIHFMAFSFTQDALGSAMRDRFESGIDVRGVFEERQISQYSEFERMQAAGMSVVQDKNKGTMHHKVIVIDRETVITGSYNFSQNAEARNSENLLIIKGNSDIAEAYLAEFDRIVH; this is encoded by the coding sequence ATGGATGAAAATATGAATAGTGATCCGGGGGTACCTGAGACTGATACGGCACCCAAGAAGAGAACTTCCAAATTTTTACCCCTGCTGCTCACCTTGTTTTGTGCAACTGCAATCGGCGTTGGTATCAGACATTACACGGGCAACCAACTGCCTGTCGGAGCGTGGGAGGTCTACTTCAGTGAAGTCGATGCGGGTGAGAACCACCCGTCCCTCGAGAAACGTCTCGTCAAGAAACTTATCACCGCTGTATCGCGCGTCGATGCCGCGCTCTATCATTTGGACTCCACATCGGTGGCTGATGTCTTAATTAAAGTACACCGTCGCGGAGTCCAAGTGCGAGTCGTCACTGAAACGGACAACATTGACGAGGACGCGATTGCGCAATTGCAGGAAGCCGGCATCCCTGTCGCCGACGATGGAGATCTCGACAGTTATATGCATCACAAATTCATTGTGATTGATGAACGATACGTCTGGACCGGCTCCTATAACACCACCTATAACGGTGCCTATAGAAACAAGAACAACGTCATATTCATCGATTCCGTTCCGCTGGCGTATAACTTCACACAAGAATTCCGAGAGTTGTTTCGGCAGATGCGGGCTGAGAAACCTTCTGGTGCGTCTGTTGTGCATCCGAAAGTGACACTCAGCGACGGGACACAGATATTCACCCATTTTTCACCAGAAAACGACATTCTCTCGTCGCTTCTCAAGGAGATTGGATCCGCTAAGAAGTCGATTCATTTCATGGCGTTTTCGTTCACACAGGATGCACTCGGCAGTGCGATGCGCGACCGGTTTGAATCAGGGATTGACGTACGGGGTGTGTTTGAAGAGCGACAAATTAGTCAGTACTCTGAATTTGAACGAATGCAAGCAGCAGGTATGTCGGTTGTTCAGGATAAAAATAAGGGGACTATGCATCACAAGGTAATTGTTATCGATAGGGAGACGGTGATTACGGGTTCGTATAACTTCTCCCAAAATGCGGAAGCGCGCAACAGCGAGAATCTACTGATTATCAAAGGAAACTCCGATATCGCAGAAGCCTATCTTGCTGAATTTGATCGAATCGTGCACTAA
- a CDS encoding PDZ domain-containing protein: MYTGKLKHQPLIIGMLNLLFSVVVPGFANENVLQMLEKDFQRIVTDARPTVVKVVATQGVPVPLSWNTKELALMRQNIGSGIVIDTAGHIVTTTFEMGPPSKIEVIFNDKRVASAKLIGTDVFTDIAVLRVTGPLRKSTPPTNAVRSPAAPDERIEFTPPRKWGDSSKIDTGSWVVTIGSSYGKSPIVSVGIVGGWDTLPNQLCGELIKINAAVTPGNSGGAVVNTSGEVVGMILAVLTEPTATHSSLDTFFEKRDDIDITQLLARSPLAARSQEITFAMPIETVRAVAKEIIEHGKVARGWLGVEVDVGDLGVLVTGVIENSPAHKGGLLPQDLILEFNAVPVHSYDELLKCVVSKRPNTKIRLKIGRNGIEHYSTVILGETP, encoded by the coding sequence ATGTACACAGGAAAATTAAAACACCAACCATTAATAATTGGAATGCTGAATCTACTCTTTTCTGTCGTCGTTCCCGGCTTTGCAAATGAAAACGTCCTGCAGATGCTTGAAAAGGATTTTCAGAGGATCGTCACCGATGCCCGTCCTACCGTTGTGAAGGTCGTCGCAACACAAGGTGTACCGGTCCCACTTTCGTGGAACACTAAAGAGTTAGCACTGATGCGCCAAAACATCGGTTCTGGTATTGTCATTGACACCGCTGGACACATTGTGACGACCACTTTCGAGATGGGACCTCCGAGTAAAATTGAGGTTATCTTTAACGATAAAAGGGTGGCTTCAGCAAAACTCATTGGCACTGATGTATTCACTGATATTGCCGTGCTTCGGGTTACAGGTCCGCTGCGCAAATCCACACCTCCAACGAATGCGGTCAGGTCTCCAGCTGCCCCTGACGAACGGATCGAATTCACGCCGCCTCGTAAGTGGGGCGATTCTTCAAAAATTGATACCGGTTCCTGGGTTGTGACAATCGGGAGCAGTTATGGCAAAAGTCCCATTGTCTCCGTCGGTATTGTGGGAGGTTGGGACACTTTGCCGAATCAATTGTGTGGCGAATTAATTAAAATCAACGCCGCGGTTACACCCGGCAACAGCGGTGGGGCAGTCGTAAACACGTCGGGAGAGGTCGTTGGAATGATACTCGCAGTCCTGACGGAACCCACTGCTACGCATTCTTCGCTTGATACGTTTTTCGAAAAGCGGGACGATATAGACATTACACAATTGCTGGCTCGATCCCCGCTGGCGGCTCGGAGTCAGGAAATCACTTTTGCGATGCCGATAGAGACGGTTCGCGCCGTTGCCAAGGAAATTATAGAACACGGGAAGGTGGCGCGGGGCTGGCTCGGTGTTGAAGTTGATGTTGGCGATTTAGGGGTCCTCGTTACGGGGGTGATTGAAAACAGTCCGGCGCACAAAGGCGGGCTTTTACCTCAGGATCTTATCTTGGAGTTTAATGCAGTCCCTGTACACTCTTACGACGAGTTATTAAAATGCGTTGTGAGTAAACGACCGAATACGAAGATCCGACTTAAAATCGGTAGGAATGGAATCGAACACTATTCTACAGTAATATTAGGTGAAACGCCTTAG
- a CDS encoding zf-HC2 domain-containing protein → MNCLQAEEHFSAHFEDTLDYETLQGFEEHLAACEACQQEYARFQESVKAVQQLPQIEPSPYFMPTLMQRIAEEQNEVNGVKGIATTGWKQLLDVFRRPVWAISGILALILAVTGIYLYQDGFLFDRDSGSVVVTPESQKVQVATSPVVTRRAVGSRGVVTSPLPGGVIPRSVRPMQRHYVLKQVSYTNASTRGGL, encoded by the coding sequence ATGAACTGCCTACAGGCTGAGGAACATTTCTCTGCCCATTTTGAGGACACACTTGATTATGAGACGTTGCAGGGGTTTGAAGAACACCTCGCAGCGTGTGAGGCGTGTCAGCAGGAATATGCCAGATTTCAGGAATCTGTTAAGGCTGTCCAGCAATTGCCACAGATTGAACCTTCTCCCTACTTTATGCCGACGTTGATGCAACGGATTGCTGAAGAGCAGAACGAAGTCAATGGGGTTAAGGGAATCGCGACAACAGGTTGGAAACAACTGCTGGATGTATTTCGCCGCCCCGTATGGGCAATTAGTGGCATTTTGGCGTTAATTCTCGCCGTAACGGGCATCTATCTCTATCAAGATGGGTTCCTGTTCGATCGAGATTCCGGTTCAGTTGTGGTAACACCTGAGTCTCAAAAAGTGCAAGTTGCGACCTCGCCGGTAGTAACGCGGCGTGCCGTAGGAAGTAGGGGCGTGGTGACCTCGCCCCTACCGGGCGGTGTTATTCCAAGGTCGGTGCGTCCAATGCAGCGACATTACGTCTTGAAACAGGTGAGTTATACCAACGCGTCTACACGCGGTGGGCTGTAA
- a CDS encoding sigma-70 family RNA polymerase sigma factor encodes MDKHLRRHQMLDLDDELMERYQKGDEGAFTLLVRRHQQPLINFIARFINDRDNAEDLAQETFIRMFKAAHRYEPGRAHFETWMYHIAKNLCKNEIRNRERRDKYRVDNVVSSGSDGHNDAEEIDLIANAPANPTFQPEVELERKELRNAIQKAIAELPEQYRLPLILRDLQGLSYDEISEVLELRSGTTKSRINRARLMLKDKLKPFI; translated from the coding sequence ATGGATAAGCACCTCCGGAGGCACCAGATGCTTGACTTAGATGATGAATTAATGGAACGCTACCAAAAAGGGGATGAAGGCGCGTTTACGCTCCTCGTGCGCCGACATCAGCAGCCACTCATCAATTTCATTGCTCGGTTCATCAATGATCGGGATAATGCTGAGGATTTGGCGCAGGAGACGTTCATTCGCATGTTTAAAGCGGCGCATCGTTATGAACCGGGGCGGGCGCACTTTGAGACGTGGATGTATCACATCGCCAAAAATCTTTGCAAAAATGAAATCCGAAATCGAGAACGGCGGGACAAATATAGAGTTGATAATGTTGTAAGCAGTGGAAGTGATGGTCATAACGACGCGGAAGAAATTGATTTGATTGCAAATGCACCCGCGAATCCGACTTTCCAGCCGGAAGTGGAACTTGAACGTAAGGAGTTACGCAACGCTATCCAAAAAGCGATCGCAGAATTACCAGAACAGTACAGACTCCCTCTCATCTTACGCGACCTACAGGGATTGAGTTACGATGAAATCAGTGAGGTATTGGAACTCCGAAGCGGGACAACGAAATCTCGCATCAACCGTGCTCGACTCATGCTTAAGGATAAGCTAAAACCTTTTATCTAA
- a CDS encoding altronate dehydratase: MTEPQGKLKNFDSVARLPSPGDNVAIAAQTLERGTRIRYDEHKFELSHTILEGHRFAVQSISETEPLLSWGLPFGFATRPISPGDYVCNQKMIDSLSIRNLPFELPEAPNFSDKMAPYQLDETAFRPGKQVPRHPNERSFLGYQRPGNRGVGTRNYIVVMGTTARTSGFARRLADMCSVGGVCNPDTFPHIDGIVAVTHTEGGESQTPNNIDMLLRTLAGFTAHPNIGAILLVDYGTEAVTNEMLKAYMEREGYALNDVVHHFYRLQGNFDTDLTGGAEIIDGWLDTVNSVPRTEQSLAHLKIALQCGGSDAFSGVSGNPLAAYVAKEVIRYGGCANLAETDELIGSEAYVLQNARDLPTARKFLNTIERFKERAAWHGHSTEANPSGGNNFRGLYNIAIKSIGAAMKRHPEVCLDYVIDYSELMENPGYYFMDSPGNDLESIAGQVASGSNMIFFVTGNGSITNFPFVPTLKIVTTTGRYEMLEKDMDVNAGAYLDGTPMEALGESMLDLTVDVASGERSVGEKAGHSQVSLWRDWKQTGPVDLDPLLTESELKSGDPISIETPDVSVTPRELKFRALQTEDGCRTDQVGLILPTSLCSGQIAQMIAHRCNEREIGKSQGISRFVALPHTEGCGVSSGRSEEIYTRTMIGHLTHPTVALGLLLEHGCEKTHNDHVRHEIQQLGISPERYGWASVQLDGGIDAVIEKVQDWFSEELADKPTVPVIDAGLEHLCIAMTSTGTPTQEVSESLMQLMHRVVAAGGTVVVPANATFIRTFGVTRKTPKQKHPSHSVPTTLAYGQRVEQAGFHIMETPTDQQTETLTGLGATGVDLALAHIVGAPLQSHVMVPLLQVSTDATTQATYGADLDLATANVDELLALIVEVASRRYTPKLHGKGNTDFQLTRGLLGISM, from the coding sequence TTGACCGAACCGCAAGGAAAATTAAAAAATTTCGACTCTGTTGCGCGATTACCTTCGCCGGGCGATAACGTCGCTATCGCAGCCCAAACGTTGGAGCGTGGTACACGCATCCGTTATGATGAACACAAGTTTGAATTGTCACACACTATTTTAGAGGGACATCGGTTTGCTGTCCAATCGATTTCGGAAACCGAGCCACTCTTGTCATGGGGGCTACCTTTCGGTTTCGCGACGCGTCCTATTTCCCCTGGTGATTACGTGTGCAATCAGAAAATGATCGATTCGTTGTCGATTAGAAACTTACCCTTCGAATTGCCAGAGGCCCCTAACTTCAGCGATAAAATGGCACCCTACCAATTAGATGAAACAGCATTCCGGCCTGGGAAGCAGGTGCCGCGTCATCCAAACGAACGCTCCTTCCTGGGTTACCAGCGTCCGGGGAATCGCGGCGTTGGCACGCGAAACTATATCGTCGTTATGGGAACGACTGCACGCACCTCTGGTTTCGCGAGAAGATTGGCAGATATGTGTTCAGTAGGAGGGGTTTGTAACCCCGATACATTTCCGCACATAGACGGTATTGTCGCCGTAACACACACAGAAGGCGGTGAGAGCCAGACCCCAAATAACATTGATATGTTGCTCCGCACACTTGCAGGTTTCACCGCCCACCCGAACATCGGTGCGATCCTGCTTGTTGACTACGGCACCGAGGCAGTTACCAACGAAATGCTGAAAGCGTATATGGAACGCGAGGGATATGCTCTGAATGACGTTGTCCACCATTTTTATCGACTACAAGGCAACTTCGATACAGATTTAACCGGGGGCGCAGAGATTATTGATGGATGGTTAGATACCGTGAACAGCGTTCCACGGACCGAACAGTCCTTGGCACATCTCAAAATCGCCTTGCAGTGTGGCGGATCCGATGCGTTCTCTGGAGTATCGGGCAATCCGCTTGCCGCCTACGTTGCGAAAGAGGTTATCCGTTATGGCGGGTGTGCCAATCTCGCAGAAACCGATGAACTTATCGGTTCCGAGGCGTATGTGCTTCAGAACGCCCGCGACCTGCCGACAGCGCGTAAATTCCTCAATACGATTGAACGTTTCAAAGAGCGCGCCGCGTGGCACGGGCACTCCACAGAGGCAAATCCATCCGGAGGCAACAACTTTCGTGGACTCTATAACATCGCTATTAAGTCAATCGGTGCGGCAATGAAACGGCATCCGGAGGTCTGCCTCGATTACGTCATTGATTACAGCGAACTCATGGAGAATCCAGGTTACTACTTCATGGACAGCCCCGGCAACGATTTGGAGAGCATTGCAGGGCAGGTGGCATCTGGGTCTAACATGATTTTCTTTGTCACCGGGAACGGTTCAATCACCAATTTCCCCTTCGTGCCGACCCTTAAAATTGTCACGACGACAGGGCGATATGAAATGCTTGAGAAGGACATGGACGTGAATGCTGGCGCGTATCTTGACGGCACACCGATGGAAGCACTCGGTGAGTCTATGCTCGACTTGACGGTCGATGTTGCGTCGGGTGAACGGTCTGTGGGTGAGAAAGCCGGACACTCTCAAGTCTCGCTGTGGCGTGACTGGAAACAGACGGGTCCCGTGGATTTGGATCCATTGTTGACAGAATCCGAATTGAAGTCAGGCGACCCGATTTCAATTGAGACCCCCGACGTAAGCGTAACGCCTCGGGAACTCAAATTCCGCGCGCTCCAAACGGAAGATGGATGCCGCACGGATCAAGTGGGATTGATTTTACCGACAAGTCTCTGTTCTGGACAGATTGCACAGATGATCGCGCACCGTTGCAACGAACGGGAAATTGGCAAATCACAAGGTATCTCACGGTTTGTCGCGCTTCCACATACGGAGGGCTGCGGTGTCTCCAGCGGGCGTTCCGAAGAGATTTATACCCGCACAATGATTGGACACCTCACGCATCCGACGGTTGCTCTCGGTCTGCTCCTTGAACACGGCTGCGAAAAGACACACAACGACCACGTCCGACATGAGATTCAGCAGTTGGGAATATCACCGGAACGCTACGGTTGGGCGAGTGTGCAACTGGATGGTGGGATTGATGCCGTCATCGAGAAAGTGCAAGACTGGTTTTCGGAGGAACTCGCCGATAAACCGACTGTTCCAGTCATTGACGCAGGATTAGAACATCTCTGCATCGCCATGACATCAACCGGGACACCGACTCAAGAGGTTTCAGAGTCCTTGATGCAATTGATGCATAGAGTTGTCGCTGCGGGGGGAACGGTTGTCGTTCCAGCGAACGCAACATTTATACGCACGTTCGGGGTTACTAGGAAAACACCCAAGCAAAAACACCCCTCGCACAGTGTGCCTACTACTTTAGCATACGGACAACGGGTTGAGCAGGCAGGTTTCCATATCATGGAGACGCCTACCGATCAACAGACGGAAACGCTGACAGGGTTAGGCGCGACGGGTGTGGATTTGGCACTCGCTCATATTGTCGGTGCGCCTTTACAATCGCATGTAATGGTGCCGCTACTTCAGGTCTCCACAGACGCCACAACACAAGCCACCTACGGCGCGGATCTGGACTTGGCGACTGCTAATGTTGATGAGCTGTTAGCATTAATTGTAGAAGTGGCATCGCGGCGGTATACCCCGAAGCTACACGGTAAGGGAAATACGGATTTTCAGTTGACGCGGGGTTTGTTGGGGATTTCGATGTGA
- a CDS encoding transposase, translating into MKELRTLNKAVSRKVKGSHNWWRGVRELARLCRHIANQRKDWHYKVATELCKRFDTIVTETLNLSGMKRLWGRKVSDLAFGQFVEILKYKCIKHKREFL; encoded by the coding sequence TTGAAAGAACTTCGCACACTCAACAAAGCTGTGAGCCGAAAGGTCAAAGGTTCTCACAATTGGTGGCGTGGTGTCCGAGAACTTGCGCGGTTGTGTCGGCATATCGCCAACCAACGCAAGGACTGGCACTACAAGGTCGCTACAGAACTTTGTAAACGCTTTGATACCATTGTTACCGAGACGCTGAACCTTTCGGGCATGAAACGCTTGTGGGGACGCAAAGTCTCCGATCTTGCCTTCGGTCAGTTTGTTGAGATATTGAAGTATAAGTGCATCAAACATAAGCGCGAGTTCCTTTAA
- a CDS encoding transposase: MRKRKKKKNRRTYKFQLREHPKNVRLGNMLDDLADVHNHFLALEKRYYRRYGKYAGRFRLQPHLTKLLERTKQHWAWIPRDTLDAVIIRIHVTYERFFDGLGGLPKFKRKDRYRSAKFPSAYLLEEGRVRLSFKAWDDRQHRLKFNKRWFSFHQHRDYEGKVCYIQILRDRVGTYWLYVITDASTTEPCSATGESVGIDFGMETYLTFSTGEKNTRHNFSNTP, encoded by the coding sequence ATGAGGAAACGAAAAAAGAAAAAGAATCGCAGAACATACAAGTTCCAACTGCGCGAACACCCCAAGAATGTGCGTCTCGGGAATATGCTTGACGACCTTGCGGATGTCCATAACCACTTTCTTGCGTTGGAAAAGCGATATTACCGTAGATACGGGAAATATGCGGGGCGTTTTCGCCTGCAACCGCACTTGACGAAGTTGCTCGAACGCACGAAGCAACACTGGGCATGGATACCGAGGGATACGCTTGACGCAGTGATTATCCGTATCCATGTCACTTATGAACGATTCTTTGATGGACTCGGCGGACTTCCAAAGTTCAAGCGTAAAGATCGCTATCGTTCTGCGAAGTTCCCATCGGCGTATCTCCTTGAAGAAGGACGTGTCCGGCTTTCTTTCAAAGCGTGGGACGACCGTCAGCACCGCTTGAAGTTCAACAAACGCTGGTTCTCTTTTCACCAACACCGCGACTATGAGGGTAAAGTTTGCTATATCCAAATCCTTCGCGATCGTGTTGGAACCTATTGGCTTTACGTGATTACAGATGCTTCCACAACCGAACCTTGTTCTGCTACAGGTGAGAGCGTAGGAATAGACTTCGGTATGGAGACCTATTTGACATTTAGCACCGGTGAAAAGAACACTCGCCACAATTTTTCAAACACGCCTTGA
- a CDS encoding T9SS type A sorting domain-containing protein — MIAEGSDIDTDYLSALSNDEVSEVLISIKGVKSGDTLGDLQWTPEVIPPSVHCTTEWVFIIPVHRCKSNNVQHVVNATGLSTVQDLNYYTAYAFMNIISPQDQAVKMGVGSDDAIKVWLNGAVVHRNNADRKTSGIQDKFDVNLEAGNNPLLVKVNDNMENWGMFFKIYLEPTEYKTSIYMTSELPSVAADVNEDGQVDIDDLILVIRALGQTAPINPRVDVNSDGSVDKTDLLIIVENLDDSAVPAAPALREALVAVSPETLQTWLNLLQADSDGSVVYHKTLAILQGILAAVRPHETALLPNYPNPFNPETWIPYQLSKPAAVTLHIYAVNGTLVRQLSLGHQAAGVYQNRSRAAYWDGKNEFGEPVASGVYFYTFTAGDFTATRKMLIRK, encoded by the coding sequence ATGATCGCCGAAGGTTCAGATATAGATACCGATTACCTTTCTGCATTGAGCAACGACGAAGTTTCTGAAGTTCTCATTTCCATAAAGGGTGTGAAGTCAGGAGACACCTTGGGCGATTTGCAATGGACGCCTGAAGTCATTCCTCCATCGGTTCACTGTACAACAGAATGGGTCTTCATTATTCCTGTCCACCGTTGTAAATCCAATAATGTTCAGCATGTCGTGAATGCGACTGGGCTGAGTACGGTTCAGGACCTGAACTACTACACGGCTTACGCCTTTATGAATATTATCTCACCGCAAGATCAGGCTGTGAAGATGGGAGTGGGCAGTGACGATGCCATCAAAGTTTGGCTCAATGGTGCTGTGGTTCACAGGAATAATGCCGATAGAAAAACGAGTGGTATACAAGACAAGTTCGATGTCAATTTGGAGGCAGGTAACAACCCCTTGTTAGTCAAAGTCAACGATAACATGGAGAATTGGGGGATGTTCTTTAAAATCTATCTCGAACCCACAGAATACAAGACTTCTATCTATATGACAAGCGAACTGCCATCAGTTGCCGCCGATGTCAATGAAGATGGGCAAGTGGACATCGACGATTTAATTTTGGTGATACGCGCCTTAGGACAAACGGCTCCCATTAATCCCCGAGTTGATGTCAACAGTGATGGAAGCGTTGATAAGACTGACTTACTGATAATTGTCGAAAACCTTGATGATTCGGCGGTTCCTGCAGCACCTGCGCTCCGTGAGGCGTTAGTTGCGGTTTCACCCGAAACGCTTCAGACGTGGCTAAATCTTCTGCAGGCCGACAGCGATGGCTCGGTTGTTTACCACAAAACGCTTGCCATTCTCCAAGGGATTTTGGCTGCAGTGCGCCCCCACGAGACCGCCTTGCTGCCGAACTACCCAAACCCTTTCAATCCTGAGACGTGGATACCGTATCAGTTGTCCAAACCGGCGGCTGTTACTCTCCACATTTATGCTGTAAATGGCACATTAGTAAGGCAATTGTCCCTTGGACATCAAGCTGCAGGTGTATATCAGAACCGCAGTCGTGCGGCATATTGGGATGGTAAAAACGAGTTCGGCGAACCTGTGGCGAGTGGTGTGTATTTCTATACGTTTACCGCTGGCGATTTTACTGCGACACGAAAGATGTTGATAAGAAAGTAA
- a CDS encoding Gfo/Idh/MocA family oxidoreductase: MDRIRVGIIGCGGIFRSLHAPYYQEPTRRADIVAIADINEASANEQAAQFGADAYTDYRALLDRQDIDAVDVCVHPRPHLEITRAAATAGKHILMEKPMCCNVAEGEAMIAAAEEAGVLLMVAYMMRFNPGYMKLKSLLEDGTLGTLQMTYSNQVGWFSPERHPWLFVKAESGGMLVEQAIHELDIWLWLYGPASTVYGFTSHVPLGGTYPPADQAVENNAVLTVHFKNGGVGMMMKSWAAEIRNSGNGLVTSKGSATLIQNGLRWKTHDMADEEEFTAPVPDDDTYRNMPEERRQQRYWGIAAKGTSIDHWLQCIAGEAEPTTHGRIGRDGIALAEATYRSSQIGAPISLPL; the protein is encoded by the coding sequence ATGGACAGAATCAGAGTCGGCATTATCGGATGTGGCGGCATCTTCCGCAGTCTCCACGCTCCCTATTACCAGGAACCGACGCGACGCGCAGACATCGTCGCAATCGCTGACATCAACGAGGCATCCGCAAACGAGCAGGCAGCCCAGTTTGGTGCAGATGCCTACACGGACTACCGCGCCCTCCTCGACAGACAGGATATAGACGCCGTGGATGTGTGTGTCCATCCGCGTCCGCACCTTGAAATCACGCGGGCGGCTGCGACTGCTGGCAAACACATCTTGATGGAGAAACCGATGTGTTGCAACGTCGCGGAAGGTGAGGCAATGATCGCTGCTGCTGAAGAAGCGGGTGTTCTTCTGATGGTTGCCTATATGATGCGGTTCAATCCAGGGTACATGAAACTAAAATCGTTGTTGGAAGATGGCACACTCGGCACACTACAGATGACGTATTCGAATCAGGTCGGTTGGTTTTCACCGGAACGGCATCCCTGGCTCTTTGTGAAGGCGGAATCGGGCGGTATGCTGGTGGAGCAAGCGATTCACGAACTCGATATCTGGCTGTGGCTCTACGGTCCCGCTTCTACTGTCTACGGATTCACGAGTCATGTGCCGCTCGGTGGCACTTACCCACCCGCTGACCAAGCCGTAGAGAACAATGCCGTGCTGACCGTGCATTTCAAGAACGGCGGTGTCGGTATGATGATGAAGAGTTGGGCGGCTGAGATTCGGAACAGCGGGAACGGGCTCGTCACGAGCAAGGGTTCCGCGACGTTGATTCAGAATGGACTCCGTTGGAAAACACATGATATGGCAGACGAGGAAGAATTCACTGCACCTGTGCCAGATGATGATACCTACCGCAACATGCCCGAGGAGCGGCGGCAGCAGCGGTATTGGGGGATCGCTGCAAAAGGCACGAGCATTGACCATTGGCTCCAGTGTATCGCCGGTGAAGCCGAACCGACAACCCACGGACGCATCGGCAGAGACGGCATTGCGTTGGCGGAAGCGACGTATCGTTCCTCGCAAATCGGCGCACCGATTTCGTTGCCACTGTAG